The sequence CGCGACAAGCGTCGCCATTCACCCTGACTGGCCTGTTGCTGATAAAGCGCAAAGCGGCGGTAGTAGCCAAGCAAAGCGTGCGTCACATACTCAGCCATCTGAATCGCCATACCGGCATCGTCAACCCGAATCAGCGGCACACCGTCAGGAAACGCATTCCCTAGTTGGAAAATGGCATCGACACCCGCACCAAGATTAAAAATGCCTTTCAAATCGTGTCGGCCACGCAGCATGGCCGCCGGTGGTGCGAACACCAGCGCATAATCTGCATGGTCCGTATCGCCCTCGGACCATAACCGACATTCAGCTTCAGGCATCGCTTTGGCGACCATTTCCAGCCAGTCGTCCAGCCCGCTCCCAGGCGGCGCATAGTATATTATTTTCATTGAACTCCTTCTGGCAGCGCTTTTTTTAATTTCTGACTAGCCTTCGGTCAAGCATCGAAACCAAGTGCGGAATCAGGTCCGCTATCAGGTTTGTTACACCCACCGCTTTGCCACAAAACCGCATTATCAAACTATTGCGTTACATCAAGTTTAAACGCTAGCAATTGCGCCGCTTCGGCCACCTGATCGCCAACCGCATACAGCAACTCTTCCACCAGACCATCGGCTGGCGCGGCAATCGTGTGCTCCATTTTCATCGCTTCCATAATCAGCAATGGCGCACCCTTTTTAACCTGATCGCCCTGCGCGACCAATACGGCAACGATTTTCCCTGGCATGGGCGCAGTCAGGCGACCACCTTCGGTTTCGACTTCACCGGCGTGCGCCAATGGATCGACATAGTCCAGCGTATACTGGTGGCCGCCGGTAAATACCTGAAAGTGGGTACCATCAGAAACCACCGTACCCCGCACCTCGCGATCACCAAGACTGATGACGTAATCACAATCACTCTGCTGCAACAATGCCATCCGCGTGAAGTGTTGACCATGTTGCAACAACCAACTGCCGGATTGATACAGCACAGCGATCGGGCTTGCCTTGCCATTGTCGACAAAGGTCAGCTGGCGTTGCAAGTTACTGTTCAGACGCCAGCCATTGGTATCGGTCCAGGGATTAACATGCGTGTCGGTTGCGCGACGTTCAGCCGCCAATAATGCGGCGGTTGCCAGCGCAAGCACTGCCACTTCAACCGGCTGAGCGATTGGAAACAGCGCGTCCTGATTCCGTTCAATCAACCCTGTATCCAGATCAGCGGTGGAAAAAGGCTGACTGGCAATCAGGCGCTGCAAGAAACTGATATTGCTGGCCAGACCCACAATTTGATACTGCGCTAAAGCATTAGACATACTCGCCAAAGCCTGTTGCCGATCCGGTGCCCAGACAATCAATTTGGCGATCATCGGATCATAAAACGGCGAGATGGCATCACCCGCACGCACCCCTGAATCAATCCGTACAATCGCGTCGGGTGTTGCCGCAGCGGTCACTTCAAATTCGCGTGCGGCTGGCGTACGCAAATGGCGCAGCGTGCCGATTGACGGCAAAAATCCCTTGTCCGGATTTTCAGCATAAATCCGCGCTTCAATCGCATGACCGCGTATTGTTAGTTGCGCTTGCTTAAGTGGCAGCGGCTCGCCAGAAGCAACTCGCAATTGCCACTCAACCAGATCAAGCCCAGTGATCATTTCGGTCACCGGATGTTCGACTTGCAGGCGGGTATTCATTTCCATGAAATAAAACGCGCCGCCTTCGCCATTTTCGTAGTCAGCAATAAATTCCACCGTACCCGCGCCGACATAGCCAACTGCCTTAGCTGCCGCGACCGCCGCATCGCCCATGGCTTTGCGCCGCTCTTCAGTCATTCCTGGCGCTGGCGCCTCTTCCAGTACTTTTTGATGACGCCGTTGCACTGAGCAATCACGTTCAAACAAGTAAACGCAATCACCCTGACTGTCGGCAAAGACCTGAATTTCTATGTGTCGCGGACGGGTCAAATACTTCTCGACCAATACTTTATCATCACCAAAACTGCTGATCGCCTCGCGCTTGCAGGATGCCAATGCAGCCTTGAAATCTGCGCTATTCTCGACGATTCGCATGCCCTTACCGCCGCCGCCAGCGCTTGCCTTCAGCAATACCGGATAGCCGATTTTGTCGGCCTGTTGCTGCAACAGATCGGCATCCTGATCATCGCCGTGATAACCGGGAACCAGCGGCACGTCGGCTTTCGCCATTAATGACTTGGCGGCAGATTTTGATCCCATCGCCTTGATCGCACTAGCCGGCGGTCCGATGAATATCAGACCAGCGTCTGCGCACGCCTGCGCAAATTGCGCGTTCTCTGACAAAAAACCGTAACCCGGATGGATCGCCTGCGCGCCCGTCGCCAGCGCGACGGCAATAATTTTATCCCCGCGCAGATAGCTTTCCTTGGCCGCTGCCGGCCCGATGCAGACTGCCTCGTC is a genomic window of Glaciimonas sp. CA11.2 containing:
- a CDS encoding acetyl/propionyl/methylcrotonyl-CoA carboxylase subunit alpha — its product is MFTKILIANRGEIACRVAATARRMGVKTVAVYSEADAGAKHVAVCDEAVCIGPAAAKESYLRGDKIIAVALATGAQAIHPGYGFLSENAQFAQACADAGLIFIGPPASAIKAMGSKSAAKSLMAKADVPLVPGYHGDDQDADLLQQQADKIGYPVLLKASAGGGGKGMRIVENSADFKAALASCKREAISSFGDDKVLVEKYLTRPRHIEIQVFADSQGDCVYLFERDCSVQRRHQKVLEEAPAPGMTEERRKAMGDAAVAAAKAVGYVGAGTVEFIADYENGEGGAFYFMEMNTRLQVEHPVTEMITGLDLVEWQLRVASGEPLPLKQAQLTIRGHAIEARIYAENPDKGFLPSIGTLRHLRTPAAREFEVTAAATPDAIVRIDSGVRAGDAISPFYDPMIAKLIVWAPDRQQALASMSNALAQYQIVGLASNISFLQRLIASQPFSTADLDTGLIERNQDALFPIAQPVEVAVLALATAALLAAERRATDTHVNPWTDTNGWRLNSNLQRQLTFVDNGKASPIAVLYQSGSWLLQHGQHFTRMALLQQSDCDYVISLGDREVRGTVVSDGTHFQVFTGGHQYTLDYVDPLAHAGEVETEGGRLTAPMPGKIVAVLVAQGDQVKKGAPLLIMEAMKMEHTIAAPADGLVEELLYAVGDQVAEAAQLLAFKLDVTQ